The bacterium genome contains a region encoding:
- a CDS encoding SRPBCC domain-containing protein, whose translation MSQAQGKTEYLAEHWLDAGCHINGKRPQEVLDALIVPEIVNCWFTRECRSDVRPGGTLFWKWSDSEEETCAVLEYEPGRKLVCEWNSAGGVRTAFTITVDWLEDRQATRLRLREGPFPCTEAGMKAFVDIATGWGHELLAMRLWLEQGMDTRRGRA comes from the coding sequence ATGTCGCAAGCGCAGGGGAAAACGGAGTATCTCGCCGAGCACTGGCTGGATGCGGGATGCCATATCAATGGCAAACGGCCGCAGGAAGTGCTGGACGCGCTCATCGTGCCCGAAATCGTGAATTGCTGGTTCACGCGCGAATGCCGCTCCGACGTGCGCCCGGGCGGAACGCTTTTCTGGAAATGGAGCGACTCGGAAGAGGAAACGTGCGCGGTGCTCGAATACGAGCCTGGCAGAAAGCTCGTCTGCGAGTGGAACTCGGCGGGCGGTGTGCGCACGGCGTTCACGATTACGGTCGATTGGCTGGAGGACAGGCAGGCGACGAGGCTTCGGCTTCGCGAGGGGCCGTTCCCGTGCACCGAGGCGGGGATGAAAGCGTTTGTCGACATCGCGACCGGCTGGGGGCACGAGCTATTGGCGATGCGGCTGTGGCTGGAGCAGGGGATGGATACGAGGCGCGGGCGGGCATAG
- a CDS encoding acyloxyacyl hydrolase: MFGIVNRLNQGLAAAAAALLALLSPVLARPASARADALGFAYGAGDGEVSRNHMDYEHSAISERFYWRADEWFGERFGFDPPGEWYAFAAPSFGWTRHPIHNEEISLGLGLKCALPLGNCVRPYVFGATGPHFTIGRTTGDSTSVNFASYGGGGIEFMISEDASIGVEMTFRHYSNGDLGDPNDGVDSSAWWITYTEYE; this comes from the coding sequence TCGCCTGAATCAGGGTTTGGCGGCGGCCGCGGCCGCGCTTCTGGCGCTTTTGTCGCCGGTGCTAGCGCGTCCCGCGTCGGCTCGCGCGGACGCGCTCGGATTCGCGTACGGCGCGGGCGACGGCGAGGTATCCCGCAATCATATGGACTACGAGCACAGCGCAATTTCGGAGCGGTTTTATTGGCGCGCCGACGAGTGGTTCGGGGAGCGCTTCGGATTCGATCCGCCGGGCGAGTGGTACGCGTTCGCCGCGCCGTCGTTCGGCTGGACGCGCCATCCGATTCACAATGAAGAAATTTCGCTCGGCCTGGGGCTGAAATGCGCCTTGCCGCTGGGGAACTGCGTCCGCCCGTACGTGTTCGGCGCGACCGGGCCGCATTTCACGATAGGTCGAACTACCGGCGACTCGACCAGCGTCAACTTCGCGTCCTACGGCGGCGGGGGGATCGAATTCATGATTTCCGAGGACGCTTCGATCGGCGTGGAGATGACTTTCAGGCACTATTCGAACGGCGACCTTGGCGACCCGAACGACGGCGTGGATTCGAGCGCCTGGTGGATTACCTACACCGAATACGAGTGA